The following proteins are co-located in the Argopecten irradians isolate NY chromosome 9, Ai_NY, whole genome shotgun sequence genome:
- the LOC138331533 gene encoding uncharacterized protein, with translation MSADSFTTFLCKEICQKLSEEDVKKMAFCIHDKVTRQELDNANTGTDLLRIAMEANVFSETDTAGLENILDATGRKDLLQTVREYKKSRKDLSLERAPCNVEESMIRGAYMETKASQKLTEELEKEDGIILSGTSGSGKTQMALHYGNKVYKAHSTSTVWMMRSKDQASLQMSMTKLANKLGILKGKSKDTENPINELADMTANVLLKKTADVPQIIIFDEVNQFCREIVVDIVKKLLPSPRGNVKIIITTVDTLLEVGNAKRIIVNGFTEEEAILFLSDGKRCEISERDALTELAKRMSYLPLGLNCAKAYMRNCSKSGMKFLELLNAKTLKRLDGKLKQLGDNNRGLFSNLNAFITIMETDLDEDAIEMFKMTQFLECENIPTVMFELLSPSSECDVMDSENKMQNDAVCCSFSTDSLVQAVQRFSFGTVQGIDDRRTLNMHSAVSLTLAAFTEEETKKRLLKRLLWTFALILDKENRDTNDYNLMVSILPQAKSVLLHAMDSKIKDIETLVLIAMVNDLVAYTSDFEGLSVQEKYHSHKSLEYWYKVIGMDEEICSHLGTSYAEHRKFAKVKAAEIDAQMATLQELQSTEIESFIRHFVLQKIRPERDVLLFSKLLENYKGKTLTMHQYDILCKKETAVPLKYLTESFIQEMITYSFYTYGRRIFYTGKYADINEKRKCCHYLFLADELGVILQSKCPKFTPLVSMLAKVSGTLALVTESIPEMGIPTAEDLHETAKRYEKLLQDESFYFKFGISNKQACEDNIHRLRCQKQLLCVYIELLRMTGNGEIDKPAIIEKGNVVIKELESGEAVSNDQKIRGIWSRIGQFWFVAGENKEAEKAFRRASPPCILSGEVSSRFLPKHELTAVYGLVDCYRKEERHEEAIRILQNLLHMLPETQKREIDNAQKRMDSIRKEL, from the exons ATGTCGGCGGATTCCTTTACGACATTCCTCTGCAAGGAGATTTGTCAGAAGCTGTCAGAAG AAGACGTTAAGAAAATGGCTTTTTGCATTCACGATAAAGTTACGAGGCAAGAATTAGACAACGCCAATACTGGGACAGATTTGTTACGGATAGCCATGGAAGCGAATGTGTTTAGCGAAACTGATACTGCAGGCCTAGAGAACATTCTAGACGCGACCGGAAGGAAGGACCTTTTGCAAACTGTTCGGGAGTACAAGAAGAGCAGGAAAGATTTATCGCTTG AAAGAGCTCCATGTAATGTAGAAGAGAGTATGATAAGAGGGGCCTATATGGAAACAAAGGCATCACAAAAACTTACGGAGGAATTGGAAAAAGAAGATGGCATTATACTTTCAG GGACGTCGGGATCTGGGAAGACTCAAATGGCCTTGCATTATGGAAACAAGGTTTATAAAGCACATTCTACTTCAACTGTGTGGATGATGCGCTCAAAGGACCAAGCATCGCTGCAGATGTCCATGACAAAACTTGCTAACAAGCTTGGAATCCTTAAAGGAAAAAGTAAAGACACCGAAAATCCCATCAACGAGCTTGCAGACATGACTGCCAACGTCCTACTCAAGAAAACAGCAGACGTACCACAGATAATAATCTTCGATGAGGTCAATCAATTTTGTCGGGAAATTGTGGTAGACATTGTCAAGAAGTTGTTACCAAGCCCACGaggaaatgtaaaaataatcattACCACCGTAGATACACTGTTAGAGGTTGGAAACGCAAAGCGCATTATAGTTAATGGGTTTACTGAAGAAGAAGCCATACTGTTCCTGAGTGATGGAAAACGGTGTGAGATTTCAGAAAGGGACGCATTAACGGAGTTGGCTAAGCGaatgagttatctgcccttaggGCTCAACTGCGCGAAAGCATATATGAGAAACTGCTCTAAAAGTGGCATGAAATTTTTAGAGCTATTAAACGCAAAGACACTGAAAAGACTTGATGGTAAGCTTAAACAGCTGGGTGATAATAATCGAGGTCTATTTAGCAATCTTAACGCGTTTATTACAATCATGGAGACAGATCTTGATGAAGATGCGATCGAAATGTTTAAGATGACCCAGTTTCTAGAATGTGAAAACATTCCAACAGTAATGTTCGAACTGTTATCTCCGTCGTCTGAATGTGACGTTATGGATAGCGAAAACAAAATGCAGAACGATGCAGTATGTTGCTCATTTAGCACCGACTCTCTAGTCCAAGCTGTGCAGAGATTTTCGTTCGGAACTGTCCAGGGAATCGACGATCGAAGAACATTAAATATGCATTCAGCGGTATCTCTAACTCTGGCCGCTTTCACAGAAGAGGAAACCAAGAAACGACTACTAAAGAGACTGCTTTGGACATTTGCATTGATCTTGGACAAGGAAAATAGAGATACAAATGATTATAACCTCATGGTGTCTATTCTTCCTCAAGCAAAATCAGTCCTGTTGCATGCTATGGATTCGAAGATAAAGGATATCGAAACCCTTGTACTTATCGCTATGGTCAATGATTTGGTGGCATATACTAGCGATTTCGAAGGTCTGTCAGTGCAAGAAAAGTACCACTCACACAAGTCCTTGGAGTATTGGTATAAGGTGATTGGAATGGACGAGGAAATATGTTCCCATCTTGGTACGTCTTACGCAGAACATCGGAAATTCGCAAAAGTGaaagcagcagaaattgatgcTCAAATGGCAACATTGCAAGAGCTTCAAAGCACAGAAATAGAGAGCTTTATCCGACATTTTGTTCTGCAGAAAATACGACCTGAAAGGGATGTTCTactattttcaaaattgttagAGAATTACAAAGGGAAAACTCTGACGATGCATCAGTATGACATCCTTTGCAAAAAGGAAACGGCGGTTCCTCTAAAATATCTGACAGAATCTTTCATCCAGGAGATGATTACATATTCATTTTACACCTATGGACGGCGCATATTTTACACTGGAAAGTATGCTGATATCAACGAGAAACGTAAATGTTGTCACTACCTCTTTCTTGCCGATGAACTTGGAGTGATCCTACAAAGCAAGTGTCCAAAATTCACCCCCCTGGTCTCCATGCTGGCTAAGGTAAGCGGTACTCTAGCACTAGTCACTGAAAGCATACCTGAGATGGGTATCCCCACAGCTGAAGACTTGCATGAAACAGCAAAAAGATACGAAAAACTTCTTCAGGACGAATCATTCTACTTCAAATTTGGTATTTCCAACAAGCAAGCATGCGAAGATAACATTCATAGGTTGAGATGTCAGAAACAGCTTTTGTGTGTGTACATTGAACTTCTAAGGATGACAGGAAACGGTGAAATTGATAAACCAGCAATCATCGAAAAAGGAAACGTTGTTATAAAAGAGCTGGAGAGTGGTGAAGCTGTCTCCAATGATCAGAAGATTCGTGGGATATGGTCACGGATAGGACAGTTCTGGTTTGTTGCCGGAGAAAACAAAGAGGCAGAAAAGGCCTTCAGACGTGCGAGCCCACCTTGTATACTTTCAGGTGAAGTATCATCTCGATTTCTCCCGAAACATGAGCTTACAGCTGTGTACGGTTTGGTTGACTGTTACAGAAAAGAGGAAAGACATGAAGAGGCCATTCGCATTCTCCAAAACCTTCTCCATATGCTCCCAGAAACACAAAAACGTGAAATAGATAATGCACAGAAACGAATGGATTCTATCCGCAAAGAACTTTAA